In Euzebya sp., the sequence CGGCGGGCCTGCTCGGCGGGTTGGCCGTCGTCACCGAGTACACCACCGGCATCGTCGTGGTGGTCGTCGGCGTGCTCGTCCTGGTGCGCCACCGCGGCGGGGTGCTCGCCTACGTCGCCGGCGGCCTGCCGGCGGTGGCGGTGCTCGCGGTCTACAACGCCGTCGCGTGGGGGTCGCCGACGGAGTTCAGCTACGACAACTCCGGCTCGTTCGGGGAGTTCCACGCCCAGGGGCTCTTCGGGATCTCCCCGCCGGACCCCCAGCTGACCGCACAGGTGCTGTTCGGCGAGCGCGGGCTGCTCACCCTCACCCCCATCGTGCTGGTCGGCGTGTTCGGGCTCGTGCGGCTGGCCAGCGAGCGGCGCACCCGGGAGGTCGGTGTGGTCGGGCTGGTGGTCCTCGCCGCCTTCACCGCCATCCAGGGCGGCTGGTTCAGCGTGACCGCCGGGGCGTCGCCCGGGCCCCGCTACGTCGTCCCGGCCATCCCCTTCGTCGCCGTCGGCGTGGCCAGGGCGTGGCGGTGGAGCCGCGCGACGGTCGTCATCGCCGGCGTCCTCGGGGCGATCCCGATGCTGATGGCGATCGCCACCAACCCGCTGGCCCAGCCGACGGAGACCTTCACCGCCGGGCACTGGGCCTGGCGGATGCTCGAGGGCCGCTGGGGCGACACGCTGCTCACGCCGTACCTGCCGGCCCCGTGGGCGCACCTGGTCCAGCTGGGTGTCGCGCTCGCGCTGCTCGCGGCGCTGTGCTGGGTGACGGTGCGCCAGCTCCCCCGCGCGGTGACCGCACCGGCCACGCTGCCGGCCGAGGACGACGACGGGGCCGCCGTGGACGTCCGCGTCGACGCGGGCGAGCCCGACCGCCGCTGACCGGCCAGCGGAGGGCTCAGCCCTCGGCGTCGAGCCGGGCGAGGAGCGCGTCGGCCAGCCGCGCGGGTGCGGCGCCGCCATGGGCGAGGAAGAGGCTGGGCTCGGTGAGCTCGAGCTCGAGCAGCACAGGTCCCCGGTCGGTGTGCAGCAGGTCGACGCGGGCGTACAGCGGCTCGCCCAGGGACGTCGGCATGGCTGCGAGGACCGCGTCGGCGACGTCTCGCTCGGCCTCGGAGGGGATCAGCGGCTCGATCGTCTCCGGCGCGAACAGCCCGGTCGTCGGCGCCGCGCCCAGCTCGAGGAGGGGGCCCTTCCGCACCGCGTGGGAGAACGTCCCGCCGACGATCACCATCGCGGTCTCGCCCCGCTCGTCGACTGAGTCCACGTAGGGCTGGATCATCACCGTCCGGCCGCTCTCGAGCAGCCGCTGGGCGTGTCCCACGGCCTGCATGCCGTGGGTGCGCGCGTCATAGCGGGCCGTCTCGCGCGATCCCGCCGAGATCGTCGGCTTCACGACGAACTGGCCCTCGGTGGGCAGGCGCAGGTAGCCGCCGGGCTGGACGAAGCGGGTCGGCACCGTCGGCACGCCGCCGGACGCGAGGACCCCCAGGTACCCCTTGTCGAGGTTCCAGCGCACCAGCCGCGGCGGGTTCAGCACCGTCGTCTGCGGCTCCACCTCCTCGAGCCACGCCTCGAAGTCCGCGTGCCGCTCGGCGTAGTCCCACGTCTCGCGGATCACGACCGCGTCGAAGGACCCCCAGCGGACCGACGGGTCGTCCCACACCGTGGGGACGCCGACGATGCCCCGCTCACCGAGCGCGGGGAGGAGCAGGCGGTCGTCGTCGTCGAGGTCGGGGAACTCCGCGCAGGTCGCGAGGGCGATGCGGCGGTCGGCCATCAGCTGTCCCCCCGGCCGGGCCCGTCCAGCCGCGACACGGACAGCGCCCAGCCGATCAGGGGGATCTGGAGGGGCACCCGGAGCCAGGCCGCCGTCGACGACCCCGCCCAGCCCTGCAGGCCGGGGTAGCCGCCGCGGAGCGCGGCGTCGACGTTGGCGGGCAGCACCAGGACCAGCAGCGCGGCGGTGAACCGACCGCCGACGCGTCGAGTCGCCGGGACCGCGACCAACGCGCCCGCGACGATCTCGGCCACCCCGCTCGCGTAGGTCAGCGGCCGTCGCCATCCGGCCGGCAGCACCCGCGGGATGATCCGGTCGAAGGGCTGGGGTGCCACGAGGTGCAGGACGCCGACCGACAGCATCACCGCAGCCAGCAGTGGGGCGCTCCAGGACCCCTCCGCCGGTGTGTGCGGCGCCAGCCGCACGTGGACGGGTGTCACGGGTAGACCGCCTCGACGTCCATCCGGCCGCCGGCCGCGTCGAAGTCGTCGGCGACCGCGCGCCGGAGTCCCTCGTCTGCCAGGTAGTCGAGCGCGGTCAGCCCCAGCGCCACCGCGCCGTCGACGACCGCCGCGTCGGCGGCCGGCGAGGCGGCGTGCCCCTCGAACTCCGGGGTGTGCAGCGACACGCCGAACGGGGCGACGCCGATCATCGGGTGGATCGCGGGGACCCGGACGCTGACGTTCCCGAGGTCCGTCGACCCGGTCATCGCCGCCGGCACCACGTCGGGCGGGAGCAGCTGGCGACCGCGCCGGGCCGCGTTGACCGCGTAGCGGTTCGTCAGCGGGCCGTTCAGGCGCGTCGGCAGGTACACCGGCGTGACGTCCCACGTGACCTCGACCCCGCACCCCGCCTGGGCGGCCGCGCCCTCGAAGATCGCGTCGACCCGGCGGCACAGCTCGGCGAGGGTCGAGGGCTCGGCGGAGCGGACGTAGAACTCGACCGCGGCCCGCTCGGGGACGATGTTCGGCTTCTGCCCGCCGTCGGTGAAGATGCCGTGGACCCTGTCGGTCGGGAGCATGTGCTGGCGCAGCTGGGCGATGCCCGTGTAGGCCTGCACCGCCGCGTCGAGGGCGTTGCGGCCGAGGAACGGCATGGCCGAGGCGTGGGTGCTCATGCCGGTGAACACCGCTTCGACGGTCCGCACGCCGATGAAGGGGTGGCTCGCGATGTCGGCGAAGAAGGGGTGCAGCATCACCGCGGCGTCGACCTCGTCGAACCCGCCGGCGCGGGCGATGACCTCCTTGCCGCCGCCGCCCTCCTCCGCGGGGGTGCCGATCAGCTCGACGGACCCGCCGACCTGGGAGACCACGGCGGCCGCGGCGAGGAAGCCGCCCACGGCCGTGGTGCAGATCACGTTGTGGCCGCAGGCGTGCCCGATGCCCGGCAGCGCGTCGTACTCGGCGAGGAACGCCACGCGGGGCCGTCCCTCCCCCGCGCGGGCGTGCACGGCGGTGTCGAGGCCGTAGGCCGGCGCGGTCACCTCGTGCCCGCGGTCGCGCAGGAACGCGGCCACCGCGGCCGCGGCGTGGTGCTCGGCGTACCCGAGCTCGGGATGGGCGTGGATGTCGTGGGACAGCGCGACGAGGTCGTCGCCCGCGTCGACCACCGCGGCCTCGAGCGCGTCGGCCACCGCGGCGGGGGCGCCGTCGTAGGGCGACTGGACCGCGGCGCCGCCGGCAGAGGTGATGCGCGCGACGAGGCGCTGGAGGAACTCGGTGTAGTCCGGGGGCGTGGGCGTGCTCACGTGCGCACCGTAGCCGGTCCGTCGCGGTCCCCGTCGTGCCGCGTGCCCCCACGCCCCTGTCTGTGTCGGTGGGCCCGCCACGGTGGCGGGTCCACCGACACACCGCGGTGGGGCGTGCGCACAGCGCGCACCGGTGTTCACCTGGCGTCCGGGCTGTCGTAGGGTCACCCCGCGCCGCCGTCGACCGACCCAGGAGCCCCGCCGTGCAGGACGAGCCGCCGTTCGGATCCCTCACCTACCAGACCGGCTTCGGCAACGAGTTCACCTCCGAAGCCGAGCCCGGTGCGCTGCCCGAGGGGCAGAACAACCCGCAGCGGCCCCCGCTCGGGCTCTACACCGAGCAGCTCAGCGGCACCGCGTTCACGGTCCCGAACGCGCGCAACCGGCGGACGTGGCTGTACCGCATCCGCCCGTCGGTCCGCCACGCGTGGCGCTTCACCGAGATCGACAGCCCGTGGATCGCGAGCGGCCCGGACCGCGATGGCGACCCGCCGATCGGCCAGCTCCGCTGGGACCCGCCGCCGTTCCCGGACGAGGCGACGACGTTCCTCTCCGGGCTGCGCACGGTCGCGACCAACGGCGACGTCCGCACCCAGGTCGGCATGGCCGCCCACGTGTACATGGCGACGACGTCGATGGAGACGACCTACTGCTACGACGCCGACGGCGAGCTCGCGATCCTCCCCCAGGAGGGGCGGCTGCGCCTCCACACCGAGTGCGGGCGCCTCGACGTGTCGCCCGGCGAGCTGGCGGTCATCCCCCGCGGGATGAAGTTCCGCGTCGTCCTGGTCGACGAGCGCGCCCGCGGCTACGTCTGCGAGAACTACGGCACGGCCCTCGAGCTGCCCGAGCGCGGCCCGATCGGCGCCAACGGCCTGGCCAACCCCCGGGACTTCCGCCACCCCGTGGCCGCCTACGAGGACCGCGACCTCGACGGCGAGCTGGTCGTCAAGTTCGACGGGCGGCTGTTCTCCTGCCCCCTCGACCACTCACCCCTCGACGTCGTCGGGTGGCACGGCAACCACGTCCCCTACGTCTACGACCTCTCGACGTTCAACGTGATCGGGTCGATCAGCTTCGACCACCCCGACCCGTCGATCTTCACGGTGCTCACGTCGCCGTCCCCCGATCCCGGCGTGGCCAACGTCGACGTCGTCGTGTTCACCGACCGGTGGCTGGTGGGGGAGCACACCTTCCGGCCCCCCTGGTACCACTCGAACACCATGAGCGAGTTCATGGGGATCGTCCACGGCGTCTACGACGCGAAGGAGGAGGGGTTCAGCCCCGGCGGGATGAGCCTGCACAACCAGCTGTTCCCCCACGGCCCGGACCACGACGCGTGGCTGAAGGCGACGTCGTCGGACCTCGAGCCGCAGAAGCTCTCGGACACCCTCAGCTTCATGTTCGAGACCCGCTACCCCCTGGTCCCGACCGCCTACGCGAGCTCGATCCCCCAGCTGCAGGACGACTACCCCACGGTCTGGCACGGCCTCGAGCGCCACTTCGAGCGTCGGTGACCGACCCTCGCCCGCCCACCCCTCCTGCTCCCCCTCCTGCGCACGGATCGACCACGATCGCTCACGGGAGGGAGCCCGCCGGTGGGCGATGTGTGCGGCCGGGTCAGTCGGGACGCGGGGTCTGGGCACCCAGGCGAGCGCTGGCCACGACCCGGGTGGTCGATCCGTGCGGGGGAGGGGAGGGTGAGGGCATGGCCGAGCTGATCCGCCGCCGACTCCGCGTGACCGGGCACGTCCAGGGGGTGTTCTTCCGCGCCTCCACCCGGGACGTCGCGGAGGAGGTGGGGGTCACCGGGTGGGTCCGCAACGACCCCGACGGGGCGGTGACCGCCGAGCTGCAGGGATCCGCCGACGCGGTCGAGGCCGTCGCGCGGTTCTGCCACGACGGCCCACCGCACGCCCGGGTCGACGGCCTCGCCGCAGACGACATCCCGGTGGTCGAGGGGGAGACGGGGTTCAGGACGCGCTAGACCCTCCGCGCCAGACCGGCGCGTCCTCCCCTACCCCTCCGTCGCCTGGTCCTTCAGCACCCGGCGCAGGATCTTGCCGGAGGCCGACTTGGGGATCTCGTCGACGACGTGGATCTGGCGGATCTGCTTGTAGTGGGCGACCTGCTCGGCGACGAAGGCCATGACGTCCGCCGGCTCGAGGGACGCACCGGCCTTGGCGACGACGTACCCGACGGGGATCTCCCCGGCCTCGTCGTCGGCCAGCCCGATGACCGCCGCGTCCGCCACGTCCGGGTGGGTCAGCAGCAGGGCCTCGAGCTCGGCCGGCGGGACCTGGAAGCCCTTGTACTTGATGAGCTCCTTCAGCCGGTCGACGATGTAGACGTGCCCGTCGGCGTCGATCCGGGCGATGTCGCCGGTGTGCAGCCAGCCGTCGTCGTCGATCGTCGCGGCGGTCGCCTCGGGGTTGTTCAGGTACCCCTTCATCACCTGCGGCCCGCGGACCCACAGCTCGCCGTCGGCGTCGGTCCCGAGCGACTCCCCCGACACCGGGTCGACGATCGCGCACTCGGTGTTCGGGGCGGTCACGCCGACCGAGCCGGGCTTGTAGCCGCCCGGCGGCGTCATGTGGCTGACGGGGGACAGCTCGGTCATGCCGTAGCCCTGCACGACCTCACAGCCCAGCCGGCGGGCGGCCTCCTCGCCGACCTCCGCCGACAGGGGCGCGGCGCCCGAGACGATCTGGTCGAGGGCCGACAGGTCGTAGTCGTCCACCAGCGGGTGCTTGGCCAGCGCGACCACGATCGGCGGCGCCACGTACGCCCGGGTGCAGCCGTGGCGGTCGTTCAGCTGCAGGAACTGCTCGAGGTCGAAGCGCGGCATCGTGATGATGGTCGCGCCGACCCGCAGGCCGGCGTTCATCAGCACCTGCATCCCGTAGATGTGGAAGAACGGCAGCACCGCGACGAGGGACTCGTCCTCGGTGAGGTCCGCCGCCGACACGGTCTGGGCGATGTTGGCGATCAGGTTGCGGTGGGTCAGGACCACGCCCTTCGACAACCCGGTCGTCCCCGAGGAGTAGGGCAGCACGACGACGTCGTCGTCAGCGACCTCCACCTGCTCGGCCAGCGGCGAGCCGAACAGCTCTGACACGTGGCGGGCCCCCTCCACCTCGTCGAGGGTGTACACCTCGGTGACCGAGGTGCCCTCCACGGCGGTCTGGGCGGTGCCGAGGAACATGCCGATCGTCACCAGGATCGTGGCGCCGGAGTCGGTCAACTGGTGGTGGACCTCGCTCGCGGTGTAGGTCGGGTTGATCGTCGTGACCGCCCCGCCGGCCCGCGCGACGCCGTGGAAGACGATCGCGTACTCCGGGAGGTTGGGTGCCATGACCGCGAGCACGTCGCCCGGCCCGAACCCCCTCGCCCGCAGGCCGCCGGCCAGCGCGGCGATCCCGCCGGCGAGCTGGGCGTAGGTGAGGGTCCGCCCGGACGGCCCGTCGATCAGGGCGGGCTTGTCGCCGAGCCCCGCGGCCCGCTCCAACACGTACGGGGTCAGCGCCCCGCCGGGGATCTCGGCGTCGGGGAGGGGGCTCGCGTGCACGATCAGCTCTGGCATGGGGTGTGGGTCCTCGCTCGTCGGTGCCTCGGGCGTGGCATCGTGCCCGATCTCGGAGCGCCGGTCACGCCGCTGTCCAGCGGAGGCGGACGGGAATCGAACCCGCCAGGACGACCGAGTCGCCCTCGTCGGTTTTGAAGACCGCGGGGCCCACCAGGAACCCAGACGCCTCCCAGGCGGCCGAGCGTAGCCCGCGGGGCGGCGGCCACTACGCTGGAGGGCCATGGCTGACCCTCTCATCCGCTGGACCGCCGAGGTCCCCGCGCTCAGGCGGCCCGTCCTGGTCGTGTCGATGGACGGGTTCATCGACGCCGGCGAAGCCGCGTCCAACGCCGCCATGTTCCTGCGCCACCGGTGGGCGGCCGACCCCGTCGCCACGTTCGACCGGGACACGTTCATCGACTTCCGCGCCCGCCGGCCGACGTCGGTCATCGACAACGGCGTGCTGCGGCGCATCGAGTTCGGCGACCTCGCCGTGCTGGTCGCGAAGGTCCCCGACGCCCCCCACGACGCGGTGTTCCTGCTCGGTCCCGAGCCGGACATGCGCTGGGAGCGGTTCTGCGACTGCGTCGTCGACCTGTGCCGCGGCCTCGGGGTGGAGGCCGCGCTCGGGCTCGGGGCCTACCCCGCGGCGGCACCGCACACCCGGCCCACCCAGATCGTGTCCGCCGTCAACGTCGCCGCCGGCGACCTGGTGCCGACGGCCGCGCGGGTCCCGGGCTACACCGGACCGGTCGGAGCCCAGATCGTGCTGCAGCACCGCCTCGGCGAGGCCGGCATCCCCGCCGTGGGCCTGTGGGCGGAGGTGCCGCACTACATCTCGGCGAACGCCCACCCCTCCTCCGCCCTGGCGTTGGTCCAGGTGGTGGCCGAGACCTTCGGGGTCGCGGTCGACACCGGTGAGCTCGAGCTGGCCGCCGCCGCCCACGACGCGCAGGTCGACGAGGCCGTCGCCGACCACCCCGACGCGGCGGAGATGGTCCCGCGCCTCGCGGCGCACGTCGACGCGGGCGGGGCGACCCAGCAGGTGCCGTCCGGCGACGACCTGGCCGCCGAGATCGAGCGGTTCCTGTCCGAGCGCAACGACCAGTAGGGCGGAGGCGCTCCTACCTGGTCACGCGCTCGACCCCGACGTTGAACATGCGCACCCGCGACTCGGCCACCAGCCGGTGATCCTCGTCGGTGATCCCGATGCGCCACAGCTGCACCGAGCGGCCGACGTGCACCGGGGTGGCGGTGGCGGTCAGCACGCCGCCGCGGGCGGAGGACAGGAAGTCGGTGTGGTTGGACTGCCCGACCGATCCGGCGTCGTCGGAGCCGGTCATCTCCCGGATGGCCAAGACCGCCCCGAAGCTCGCGACGGTCTCGGCCATCGCGCAGTAGACCCCGCCGTGGACGAGGCCGTAGGGCTGGGTGTGCCGCTCGGTCACGACGAGGCGGGCGACCACGCGCTCGGCGGTGATCTCCACCATCTCGAGGCCGAGGTGGTCGTCGAAGGCGCCGCGCACGGCGGTGAGGTCCTCGGGGGTCTGGTCCATGGGGGCGCGATCCTAGGGCCCGCCGCCGAGGTGGCCCAACCGGGGCTGAGCCGGTTGCCGCGCTGTCTAGCCTGGGGGCCATGGACGTGCTGGTGAGAGACGTCGGTGAGGCCGACTTCGCAGAGATCGTCGTCGAGGGGTCGAAGACCCGACCGGTCGTGGTGGACTTCTGGGCGGAGTGGTGCGGCCCGTGCCGCCAGCTGTCCCCCGCGCTCGAGGAGGCGGCTCAGCGCCACGTCGGCGAGGTCGACGTGGTCAAGGTCGACGTCGACGCCAACCCCCGCCTGGCCCAGACCTTCCGCGTCCAGGGCATCCCCGCCGTCAAGGCGTTCGCCGGCGGCCGTGTGGTGAACGAGTTCACGGGGCTGCAGCCGCCGCAGGTCATCGAGCAGTTCTTCGCCGCGCTCGCCCCGTCGGAGGCCGACCGCCTCGTCGCCGAGGCCGGCACCGACCCGGCCCGCGCCGAGGACCTGTACCGCTCGGCCATGGCGGCCGAGGTCGACCACCCGGGAGCCGCCGTCGGGCTGGCGTCGCTGCTGGCCGACCGCGGCGACGTCGACGAGGCCCGCGAGGTGCTCGCGAAGGCCCGTCCGACCGACGAGGTGCAGCGCCTCGGCGCGAGGCTCGACCTGGAGGGCGTCGGGTCGGACCTCGACGCCCTGGCCGTGGCGGTGGAGGGCGGTGACGTCGAGTCCCGTCCCGAGCTGGGACGCGCCCTCGCCGCCGCCGGACGCCACGACGAGGCCATCGAGGTGCTGCTCGACGCCGTGCGGCTCCCCGCGACGCGCGAGGACGGCCGCGAGGCGCTGCTCGCGGTGTTCACCGCCCTGGGGCCCGACGACCCCCGCGTCCGGGCCGCGCGACCGAAGCTGGCCTCCGCCCTCTTCTGAGCCGGTTGCCCGGCGGCGCGTCCGGTTAGGCTCGGACCCTATGGTCGAACACGTTGAGGTCGTCGAGGACGACGAGCCCGTCGAGGGCGAGGTCGAGGGTGTGGCCGAGGAGCCCGAGCCCGAGCCGATGATCACCGAGCCGGGCAAGCTCATGCGCATCGCGGTGATGCTGCGGGAGGTGCAGGAGGAGGCCCGGCGAGCCGAGGCCGACGAATCCGGTCGGGTCCGGTTGCGCAAGGTCCACGAGCGCGCCCTCGGCGAGCTGTGCGAGGTCCTGAGCGCCGACCTGCAGTCCGAGCTCGGGCAGTTCACGTTCGACTTCGACACCGAGACGCCCTCCCAGAGCGAGATCCTGATCGCCCAGGCCCAGCTGATCGGGTGGTTGGAGGGCCTCTTCCAGGGCATCCAGGCCGCGATCTTCAACCAGCAGGCGGCCGCGCGGAAGCAGCTCGAGGCCATGCGCCAGCGCGGGTTGCCCGCGGGGCCGCTGCAGGGCGGCGACGGCGAGCAGCAGCGCGAGCGCGCGCCCGGCAACTACCTCTGACGGCGGTGCCGGTTGCGCGCCGGCCGGCGCGCTCCGATAGCCTCTGGCCCTCGCCGAGCCGCGAGGGACGACAAGGAGTCTGAGGAGCATGGGTCGCGCACGAGAGCACTGGGAGCAGCTCAGGGCGGCGTTGGAGTCCGTCGACGTGGAGGCCATCGGCACGCTCTACGCGCCCGACGCGGTGTGGCTCGAGCCCCAGAACCCGCCCCACGAGACCGCCAAGCTGATCCAGGCCTACCTCAGCTCGTGGATGCAGGCGCGTGACGGCATCGACGTCTCCACCAAGCGCCTGCTCGAGTCCGAGGACGGCAGCTTCGTCGCCGTCGAGTGGGCCGTGTCGTACACCGCGGCGGGTCGTCGCTGGAACTCACTGCCCCGGTCCTCATGGATCGAGGTCGGCGACGACGGCATCACCTACCAGCGGGACTACTACTAGGTCAGCGCTGCGCGCTGGGAGGTGCTCTGCCGCCTCGCCGACCTAGCGGTCCGGGTCGGTGAACCGCTCGGGCGGGATGGCGATGAAGAGGGCGTCGCCCTCGGCGAGGACGTCGCCGTCAGGGGTGGCAAGGGTCGCGCGCAGCTGCAGCTTGCGACCGTCCCTCGACTCGAGCCAGGAGCGGGCGACGAGGGGGGCCTCGACCGGCGTCGGGGCGGTGTAGCGGACCTGCAACCTGCCGGTGTACGCCGGCGTGGCCTGGACCAGCAGCTGGTAGCCCATGATGTCGTCGAGGATCGCGGCGACGATGCCGCCGTGCGCCCGCCGTGGCGCGCCCTCGAAGGCGGCGCCGAGGGTGATGTCGCCCACCACCTCGTCGCCGTCGCGGGTCACCTCCATCATGATCCCCATCGGGTTGGCCCGTCCGCTGACGACGCACTCCTCGAAGTGGGCCATCCGGCCGCCGGTCGGCGGGGCCTCCTCCCACAGCTCGCGCTTCACCGCGACGACGTCGCGGGTCCGGCGGACGCCGGCCTCGACCACTTCGGCGGTCGCCGTCGCCTGCTCGGCGACCCGCAGGAGCAGGTCGGGATCGGCCTCGTGGGCGACGACGGCGTGCCCCAGCCGGCGCAGCGCAGCCGCCGCCGCGTGCCGCGGGTCCTCAGCCGTGCTGGTCATGTCGGGGCTGGTCATGTCGGGGGCCTCCTCGTCCACCTCGCACGCGCCCACCGGGCCGCGGGCTCGGCGGCACCCTAGTCCCACACCGCGGTCCCCACCCACCGGCGGGTTATCCCCAGCATCTGGAGATCGGTCCGCGCCGGCGTCGACGACCTCCGTAGCGTCACGGTCGTGCTCGATGACGCCCTGCCCGTGGCCGTGGACCTCGCCGACGCCGACCTGGCGGCGGACGTGGTCGCCCACGTCGAATCCGTCCTCGGCTGGCAGGTGGTCGACCCGACCCCGCACCTGCCGGCCAGGCTCGCGCTGGCCGACCGCGTGGACCCCGCCCTCCCCACCGTGGTCGTGGCGGCCCGCGGGACCGAGCCACCGCCCGCGCCGGGTGCCCTCGCCGTCCTCACCTGGCCGGACCAGGCGGATCGGCTTGCGGGCCTGGTGCCCCCGGCCGTGGTCCGCCGCCCCGCGCGCCTGGTGACCGCCGGCGCGGGCACCGCGCCCCGGGTCGGCACGTCCAC encodes:
- a CDS encoding MauE/DoxX family redox-associated membrane protein, which translates into the protein MTPVHVRLAPHTPAEGSWSAPLLAAVMLSVGVLHLVAPQPFDRIIPRVLPAGWRRPLTYASGVAEIVAGALVAVPATRRVGGRFTAALLVLVLPANVDAALRGGYPGLQGWAGSSTAAWLRVPLQIPLIGWALSVSRLDGPGRGDS
- a CDS encoding acylphosphatase, producing MAELIRRRLRVTGHVQGVFFRASTRDVAEEVGVTGWVRNDPDGAVTAELQGSADAVEAVARFCHDGPPHARVDGLAADDIPVVEGETGFRTR
- a CDS encoding proteasome activator encodes the protein MVEHVEVVEDDEPVEGEVEGVAEEPEPEPMITEPGKLMRIAVMLREVQEEARRAEADESGRVRLRKVHERALGELCEVLSADLQSELGQFTFDFDTETPSQSEILIAQAQLIGWLEGLFQGIQAAIFNQQAAARKQLEAMRQRGLPAGPLQGGDGEQQRERAPGNYL
- a CDS encoding PaaI family thioesterase; this translates as MTSPDMTSTAEDPRHAAAAALRRLGHAVVAHEADPDLLLRVAEQATATAEVVEAGVRRTRDVVAVKRELWEEAPPTGGRMAHFEECVVSGRANPMGIMMEVTRDGDEVVGDITLGAAFEGAPRRAHGGIVAAILDDIMGYQLLVQATPAYTGRLQVRYTAPTPVEAPLVARSWLESRDGRKLQLRATLATPDGDVLAEGDALFIAIPPERFTDPDR
- a CDS encoding PAC2 family protein, coding for MADPLIRWTAEVPALRRPVLVVSMDGFIDAGEAASNAAMFLRHRWAADPVATFDRDTFIDFRARRPTSVIDNGVLRRIEFGDLAVLVAKVPDAPHDAVFLLGPEPDMRWERFCDCVVDLCRGLGVEAALGLGAYPAAAPHTRPTQIVSAVNVAAGDLVPTAARVPGYTGPVGAQIVLQHRLGEAGIPAVGLWAEVPHYISANAHPSSALALVQVVAETFGVAVDTGELELAAAAHDAQVDEAVADHPDAAEMVPRLAAHVDAGGATQQVPSGDDLAAEIERFLSERNDQ
- a CDS encoding nuclear transport factor 2 family protein, translating into MGRAREHWEQLRAALESVDVEAIGTLYAPDAVWLEPQNPPHETAKLIQAYLSSWMQARDGIDVSTKRLLESEDGSFVAVEWAVSYTAAGRRWNSLPRSSWIEVGDDGITYQRDYY
- a CDS encoding tetratricopeptide repeat protein, with protein sequence MDVLVRDVGEADFAEIVVEGSKTRPVVVDFWAEWCGPCRQLSPALEEAAQRHVGEVDVVKVDVDANPRLAQTFRVQGIPAVKAFAGGRVVNEFTGLQPPQVIEQFFAALAPSEADRLVAEAGTDPARAEDLYRSAMAAEVDHPGAAVGLASLLADRGDVDEAREVLAKARPTDEVQRLGARLDLEGVGSDLDALAVAVEGGDVESRPELGRALAAAGRHDEAIEVLLDAVRLPATREDGREALLAVFTALGPDDPRVRAARPKLASALF
- a CDS encoding 4-coumarate--CoA ligase family protein, which encodes MPELIVHASPLPDAEIPGGALTPYVLERAAGLGDKPALIDGPSGRTLTYAQLAGGIAALAGGLRARGFGPGDVLAVMAPNLPEYAIVFHGVARAGGAVTTINPTYTASEVHHQLTDSGATILVTIGMFLGTAQTAVEGTSVTEVYTLDEVEGARHVSELFGSPLAEQVEVADDDVVVLPYSSGTTGLSKGVVLTHRNLIANIAQTVSAADLTEDESLVAVLPFFHIYGMQVLMNAGLRVGATIITMPRFDLEQFLQLNDRHGCTRAYVAPPIVVALAKHPLVDDYDLSALDQIVSGAAPLSAEVGEEAARRLGCEVVQGYGMTELSPVSHMTPPGGYKPGSVGVTAPNTECAIVDPVSGESLGTDADGELWVRGPQVMKGYLNNPEATAATIDDDGWLHTGDIARIDADGHVYIVDRLKELIKYKGFQVPPAELEALLLTHPDVADAAVIGLADDEAGEIPVGYVVAKAGASLEPADVMAFVAEQVAHYKQIRQIHVVDEIPKSASGKILRRVLKDQATEG
- a CDS encoding RimK family alpha-L-glutamate ligase, translated to MADRRIALATCAEFPDLDDDDRLLLPALGERGIVGVPTVWDDPSVRWGSFDAVVIRETWDYAERHADFEAWLEEVEPQTTVLNPPRLVRWNLDKGYLGVLASGGVPTVPTRFVQPGGYLRLPTEGQFVVKPTISAGSRETARYDARTHGMQAVGHAQRLLESGRTVMIQPYVDSVDERGETAMVIVGGTFSHAVRKGPLLELGAAPTTGLFAPETIEPLIPSEAERDVADAVLAAMPTSLGEPLYARVDLLHTDRGPVLLELELTEPSLFLAHGGAAPARLADALLARLDAEG
- a CDS encoding amidohydrolase, producing MSTPTPPDYTEFLQRLVARITSAGGAAVQSPYDGAPAAVADALEAAVVDAGDDLVALSHDIHAHPELGYAEHHAAAAVAAFLRDRGHEVTAPAYGLDTAVHARAGEGRPRVAFLAEYDALPGIGHACGHNVICTTAVGGFLAAAAVVSQVGGSVELIGTPAEEGGGGKEVIARAGGFDEVDAAVMLHPFFADIASHPFIGVRTVEAVFTGMSTHASAMPFLGRNALDAAVQAYTGIAQLRQHMLPTDRVHGIFTDGGQKPNIVPERAAVEFYVRSAEPSTLAELCRRVDAIFEGAAAQAGCGVEVTWDVTPVYLPTRLNGPLTNRYAVNAARRGRQLLPPDVVPAAMTGSTDLGNVSVRVPAIHPMIGVAPFGVSLHTPEFEGHAASPAADAAVVDGAVALGLTALDYLADEGLRRAVADDFDAAGGRMDVEAVYP
- a CDS encoding PaaI family thioesterase; translated protein: MDQTPEDLTAVRGAFDDHLGLEMVEITAERVVARLVVTERHTQPYGLVHGGVYCAMAETVASFGAVLAIREMTGSDDAGSVGQSNHTDFLSSARGGVLTATATPVHVGRSVQLWRIGITDEDHRLVAESRVRMFNVGVERVTR
- the hmgA gene encoding homogentisate 1,2-dioxygenase, producing MQDEPPFGSLTYQTGFGNEFTSEAEPGALPEGQNNPQRPPLGLYTEQLSGTAFTVPNARNRRTWLYRIRPSVRHAWRFTEIDSPWIASGPDRDGDPPIGQLRWDPPPFPDEATTFLSGLRTVATNGDVRTQVGMAAHVYMATTSMETTYCYDADGELAILPQEGRLRLHTECGRLDVSPGELAVIPRGMKFRVVLVDERARGYVCENYGTALELPERGPIGANGLANPRDFRHPVAAYEDRDLDGELVVKFDGRLFSCPLDHSPLDVVGWHGNHVPYVYDLSTFNVIGSISFDHPDPSIFTVLTSPSPDPGVANVDVVVFTDRWLVGEHTFRPPWYHSNTMSEFMGIVHGVYDAKEEGFSPGGMSLHNQLFPHGPDHDAWLKATSSDLEPQKLSDTLSFMFETRYPLVPTAYASSIPQLQDDYPTVWHGLERHFERR